The proteins below come from a single Streptomyces sp. M92 genomic window:
- a CDS encoding ABC transporter permease: protein MPDHQQPYEPERAVAGTGMGGQMDLGASEAVTLEQPPGPDGADPRDKPRSLWSDAWHDLRRNPVFIISALVILFLIVISIWPSLIASGSPLKCDLAKAQEGSQSGHPFGFNGQGCDVYTRTVYGARTSVAVGVLATLGVAVLGSVLGGLAGFFGGAGDAILSRITDVFFAIPVVLGGLVLLSVITSNTVWPVIGFIVLLGWPQISRIARGSVITAKQNDYVQAARALGASNSRLLLRHIAPNAIAPVIVVATIALGTYISLEATLSFLGVGLKPPSVSWGIDISAAAPYVRNAPHALLWPSGALAVTVLAFIMLGDAVRDALDPKLR, encoded by the coding sequence ATGCCTGACCACCAGCAGCCCTACGAGCCCGAGCGCGCCGTCGCCGGCACCGGCATGGGCGGGCAGATGGACCTGGGCGCGAGCGAGGCGGTCACCCTGGAGCAGCCGCCGGGACCGGACGGGGCGGACCCGCGCGACAAGCCCCGCAGCCTCTGGTCCGACGCCTGGCACGACCTGCGCCGCAACCCCGTCTTCATCATCTCGGCCCTGGTGATCCTCTTCCTGATCGTCATCTCCATCTGGCCGTCCCTGATCGCCTCCGGCAGCCCCCTCAAGTGCGACCTGGCCAAGGCCCAGGAGGGCTCCCAGTCCGGCCACCCCTTCGGCTTCAACGGCCAGGGCTGCGACGTCTACACCCGCACCGTCTACGGCGCCCGCACGTCGGTGGCGGTCGGCGTCCTCGCCACGCTGGGGGTCGCCGTCCTCGGCAGTGTGCTGGGCGGACTCGCCGGGTTCTTCGGCGGCGCCGGCGACGCGATCCTCTCCCGGATCACCGACGTCTTCTTCGCGATCCCGGTGGTCCTCGGCGGCCTGGTCCTGCTCTCCGTCATCACCAGCAACACCGTCTGGCCGGTCATCGGCTTCATCGTGCTGCTCGGCTGGCCGCAGATCTCCCGCATCGCCCGCGGCTCCGTCATCACCGCCAAGCAGAACGACTACGTCCAGGCGGCCCGCGCGCTCGGCGCCTCCAACTCCCGCCTCCTGCTGCGCCACATCGCGCCCAACGCGATCGCCCCGGTCATCGTCGTCGCCACCATCGCGCTCGGCACCTACATCTCCCTGGAGGCGACCCTGTCCTTCCTCGGCGTCGGCCTCAAACCGCCCAGCGTCTCCTGGGGCATCGACATCTCCGCCGCCGCCCCCTACGTACGCAACGCCCCGCACGCCCTGCTCTGGCCCTCCGGGGCCCTCGCCGTCACCGTCCTCGCGTTCATCATGCTCGGCGACGCGGTGCGCGACGCCCTCGACCCGAAGCTGAGGTGA
- a CDS encoding ABC transporter ATP-binding protein, giving the protein MLLEVRDLHVEFHTRDGVAKAVNGVSYGVDAGETLAVLGESGSGKSVTAQTVMGILDTPPGRITAGEVLFEGRDLLQLKEEERRKVRGAEMAMIFQDALSSLNPVLTVGDQLGEMFTVHRGMSRKDARAKAVELMDRVRIPAAKERVRQYPHQFSGGMRQRIMIAMAMALEPKLIIADEPTTALDVTVQAQVMDLLAELQRELHMGLILITHDLGVVADVADKIAVMYAGRIVETAPVHDIYKAPAHPYTRGLLESIPRLDQKGQELYAIKGLPPNLTRIPPGCAFHPRCPMAQDVCRTDVPPLYDVTESDAERGSACHFWRECLHG; this is encoded by the coding sequence ATGCTGCTCGAAGTGCGCGACCTGCACGTGGAGTTCCACACCCGGGACGGCGTCGCCAAGGCCGTCAACGGCGTCAGCTACGGGGTCGACGCGGGGGAGACCCTGGCGGTCCTCGGCGAGTCGGGCTCCGGCAAGTCCGTCACCGCCCAGACGGTCATGGGCATCCTCGACACGCCGCCCGGCCGGATCACCGCCGGCGAGGTCCTCTTCGAGGGCCGGGACCTGCTGCAGCTGAAGGAGGAGGAGCGCCGGAAGGTCCGCGGCGCCGAGATGGCGATGATCTTCCAGGACGCGCTGTCCTCGCTCAACCCCGTCCTCACCGTCGGCGACCAGCTCGGCGAGATGTTCACCGTCCACCGGGGCATGTCGCGCAAGGACGCCCGCGCCAAGGCCGTCGAGCTGATGGACCGCGTCCGCATCCCGGCCGCGAAGGAGCGGGTGCGGCAGTACCCGCACCAGTTCTCCGGCGGCATGCGCCAGCGCATCATGATCGCCATGGCGATGGCCCTGGAGCCGAAGCTCATCATCGCCGACGAGCCCACCACCGCCCTCGACGTTACCGTCCAGGCCCAGGTCATGGACCTGCTCGCGGAGCTCCAGCGCGAGCTGCACATGGGCCTGATCCTCATCACCCACGATCTCGGCGTCGTCGCCGACGTCGCCGACAAGATCGCGGTGATGTACGCGGGCCGGATCGTCGAGACCGCCCCCGTCCACGACATCTACAAGGCGCCCGCCCACCCCTACACCCGCGGCCTGCTGGAGTCGATCCCGCGCCTGGACCAGAAGGGCCAGGAGCTGTACGCCATCAAGGGCCTGCCGCCCAACCTCACCCGCATCCCGCCCGGCTGCGCCTTCCACCCTCGCTGCCCGATGGCCCAGGACGTCTGCCGCACCGACGTACCGCCCCTGTACGACGTGACCGAGTCCGACGCCGAGCGGGGCAGCGCCTGCCACTTCTGGAGGGAGTGCCTGCATGGCTGA